In Lytechinus variegatus isolate NC3 chromosome 6, Lvar_3.0, whole genome shotgun sequence, the DNA window TTACTGCGATTCCTCTTGACACTTTGTCTGCTGTGTTATCTTCACCAGGTATATGTTTCCAGCTTGAGGGGTCAGTGAGAGTCTGAATCTCCCCTATTCTGCTTGACACAAAAGGCTTATATATCCTGGCCGAAGACTTGATCCACTGTAGAGTTATCATGCTGTCCGTGAAGAACATTACTTTCTCAACTTCTAATCTCATCTCTTCAGTGATCGACTTGTACAGTCTGGCAGCTAACACGGCAGCCTGTAGCTCCAATCTGGGTATTGTCAATGTCTTTAATGGTGCTACCTTTGACTTGGATGCAACAAAGCGAGTCTCGAACTTGCCAACTCCGGTTTGCCACCTTAGATACGCACATGCACCATAAGCATTTTCTGATGCATCAGAGAAAATGCACAACACTCGTTAACCTTGAGCTTCAGGAGGTGTTAGACATCTTTCGAGAGATACTTCATTCAATCCTTTCATTTCCTCGAACAGAAGCCTCCAGTCCGCATCTTCTTCTTCAGTAAGAGGATCGTCCCAGTTGTAGCCTCTTTGCCACAATTTCTGCATCCCTATCTTGGCTCTTACAATCACTGGGGCAGCAAATCCTAGGGGGTCATATATGTGGGCGATTTGACCTAGGATTTTTCTCTTGGTTAATCTTTTTTGACTCTCTCCATCTAATCTTGAATTCAGTACACTGTCTCTCAGCTTTACTTTGTAAGAGAAGGTGTCATTTTCTCTGTCCCAAACTACTCCTAGGACCTTCTCCTCAGCTATGTCATCTAGTAATTTCATCTTTCCTTGGGTGAGGTCTCCCACATCAGATTCATTGGAAATCCACCCTTTGACTTTGAAGCCTCCGTCATTTAACACTTCATCTATCTCTGCACTTAGTTTCCTGGCTTCATCTACAGTCTGTACAGAGTCGCATATGTCATCCATATACACATTCCTTTTCAAAACAGAAGCAGCATGAGGATGTGTACACTCTCCTTGTTCTGCTGTAAGCTTCAGAGCAATCTGGGCGATTGCAGGGGCTGGTTTGTCACCGAAAGTGACAACCTTCATCATGTAGACATCAGGTTCTCTGTTTCCATCCATGTCTCTCCATAAGAACCTATGGACATGTTGATCTCTCTCAGGGATTGACACACGATGGTACATCTTGGAGATATCCCCACACAAGGCCACTTCATTTTCCCTGAATCTCAAGAGCACTCCGACCATACTGTTCAAGAGATCTGGACCTTTCATCCAGTATTCATTTAACCGATGACCTTGGTAAGATGCAGAAGAATTAAAAACAATTCTGATAGGGGTGCTCTTTTTTTCTGGTCTTACAACAGCATGATGTTTTATGTAATGAACTGGTCCTTCATACTTCTCGATGTCTGCTGCTGTGAGTTTCTTAGCAAACCCCATTTCTTCCAGTTCATGGATTTGCTTGTTGTACGCTTCCGCGTGCTCTGGGTTTCTATATAGTCTTTTTTCAGTTGACTCAAGGATTTTCACTGCTTGACTCTTATTATCTGGGAGTTCATTAGGATCCCTTTGCCATGGATAGCCAATTTCCCACTGCTTTCCTTTCTTCTGTGAAGAAGCTCTGATGATCTCTTCCTCTTTCTGTTCATCAATGGTCAATTTAGTCTCTTGGCACTGACAACTTACACCTTGAGATTCCTTTCGCCAAAACTCTGACAAGTCTGGACTCTGAACTGCTACATGAAGGACATGGACACATGTGGTTCGCTTCTCTGTGCCACCAAAGATCACCCATCCTAATGGAGTCTTTCTTGCTATGAAGTTACCTCTCTTCTTTAGTTTACCACCTACTATGTATTTTGGATGATCTATTCCAATCAAGATCTCCACTGGCCCACTATCTCTGTTCAGGTTAGGGATATGAAATTGATCTGCGAGGTCTTTCAGACTAACAGCTTCTTCCTCTGTTATTGAAGGGACGCCGACAACTTCAATAATCTGGTGTTTCTTGGTTGTGTTTGCTTCTCTAATCGGCACTCTATATCTGAAAGTTTCCAACTCTTCTTCAACGTCGCCAAGCTTTTTTGATTGTGATGCTCGTTTTGGTGCCTTTCAACTGGAGTCTCTCGGGAAGTGAATTTTTGATCAAACTAACTTGTGAGCCGCTATCTAACAGGACGTTTGCTCTAGTATCACTGTCAACGTCTATGGATAAGATTGGCAGCAACGATGCTCCGACTGTAGTCGCAACGTTTATGTCATTTTTACCGCTCTCATTTTCCATCTGTTGACTGGCTTCAAAGTGCAACAAAGGATGGTGATAGTAAGTGCACCCTTGCTCTGAACATTTCTGCCTTCTCCTAAAGTTTGTCATGTAGTGGTTTTTCCCTGCTTTCTTTAGGCAGCTAAAGCAGCATCTATTCTCCTTGAAGAATTTCAGTCTTTCTGGGGCAGCCATAGAGATTATACGCTTACACTGATCTACCCAGTGCTCATCAGTCTTGCAATGCCAGCAGCGATGTTGTCTCTGAGCTCTGTCTCGTGGCTGCTCTTCATGGTATCTATCACTATGGTCTGGTTTGCTCTTTTCTTTGTATGACAAATGATGAACATTTGCTGACTTTCCTTCACTTTGCATCTGTGATCTCAATGGTGCTGACGCTCTCATCCTAGCTTTCATTTCCAGGTTCAGCCATGTCAACAAAGTTTCAAAGCTTGCAGCTTGCTTCTCTGATTCTTGGTATCTAAACCTATTCCTTTCTATCAACAGCGcacattttttctctctatgGTTGCTAACATGTGACTGTTGTCCATGTCACCCTTCTTTCCTACTAGCTTAAGGATGTTATAGCTTCTTCTAACAAGGTTGACAAACTCACAAAATTTGTTGTCTTCGTTCTCTTTCAGTGGTTTGAATTTGCTCAGGTCGTTGATTATTGTATCTGCAACAATTCTAGCATCTCCATACATGGAATCTAATAGATCCCAGGCAGCATCATAATCCTGACCTATGCCTTGGATTAAGTCGTGTGCACGGCCAACGAGACAGCTTCTCAGGATTGTCATTGCATCACGTTTTCCATAACGCGAATCAACCATGTGAACGAAGTCTGACTTGAATATCTCATAGTCCCGAACATCTCCAGCAAACTTGGGTAACTTCGGCTTCTCCACCTTAAAATTGCATCTAGCATCTGACATACCTGGATAAGTGTCTGGGTTCTGCAGTGGAGGGGAATACAACATTGCCGATTCTGGAGGTATAGGAGACCCTCCCTGCATTGGCGGCATCTCTAACTGTGGTAGTACTTGTTCTGTTGGCGTCTTGACTCCTGAGCTGGTTTGAGAACAGTAATCTGTAACCTCTATCTGCAGTTTCAGGAATTCTTTCTGGCAATCATTCATCCACTGTTCCTCTATCTCAAactcagcatcatcatcaatagTCATAGTAAAGTTCTCATGGGCTTCTTGTAGGTCTCCATATGCTTGCTCAAACTTGCTGTATGCAGACTGAATTTCTGGCACTTCTCTGTTATTGTTAAGCAAGATCTGAAGACCGTTACTGTGCCTGGTAAGCCTGGCCTTCGCTCCCCTTCTCTTGAGTTTCAGCGACTTCTTGTCCTCCGCCATCGTAGTAACAACTCAGCGAAGTTCCACCAGAAATTGAATAGTATGGTTTATGGtttatgaagaaaaatcaaTCTGTAAAGAACAAACAATTGAACCGGAAATTAGACATATTTTGTCTAAATTAAATCACACTTTGAATTgtactttatcaaaataaatgatgaacCTGAATGAAACATCAAACCATGTCTCTTTGTGTGCTCTatcttaaattgaaaaaaaaacataaaattatcagtagtaatcataattatcttcatgaaatatctgcattattttcctagcaaatattcaagaaaaagcTACACCAGTAATCCTTTTGATGTTTGTACTGGAAAATAAATATCcaggaaaatacaataaattcaACTTGAATTTAAGTATAAAAATTTCACTTGACAAATTGTAAATCCTACTCAAAACAACTCTTTAAAAGTTTGCTTAAATTCCTTTGACTAACCACATTAAATTGCTTTGGTCTAGTTTGATTCATAATACActcaattatttcataaatctgAAATGCTTGTATAATATCTCTGTCAATAATATTCCATAGATATATAAGCTTTCATAACCCTGGACATTGCTACTCATTGCTTTATCTAACAATGCAAATTTAGTGTGCTAACTTCAGTTCTGGTTTCATGTCCCAAATCTACGTAGCTTACATAGGCCTATCCCTCTTTCTatgcaaagaaaataatgttatttcttaaataattatcatcaaaataatttctcaACTCAATTATTTCTTTCCGTTCTCCTCGTCATTGACAAGTATAACACAATTAATtgtatacccttttttcatacaAGCCTTGTCGCGTTCTGTTATCTATACAGCGACCTCacaatatgcaaaatttatgcaaatgaaCATTTAACCACGTGAACCTGAAGGTTttcttcactttcatttttacattttagatAATTGGTTCAGAAAACCTTTTAAAACAATACCTAAGCACACTTACTTCTTTGGCAGGAACTACGAACTTTGTTTACATAATACTATTTGGACAAGCTTCATCCTAGCCGGAATCTGCTACTTTTCGGAGAAATTTCAGGCCCTCGGTCGAAACTTGTTGCTCGATGATTTATGACATGTTTCGAAGCTGAAATTTTAGGCCCAAACCGATTTTTACCTATAAACATATATTATGGTATCTGCAACAAATAAATAGTTTCGATCATCGAAACACCATATCTAATTAGCTTATTGGATGAATCCTAGATAAAAAAGACAATCTGTTTGTTATGATCTGTATTATGAcctcttcctattttttttctcctctctctctctctttcttccttttctatcTCACCCTCCATCTCTTtatctcttcctctctctctctctctttccctcctccATCATTCTCTCCAAATCTTTCTCTATCTTCACCATGCAATGtgactttttattattattataaaattagaataatcaGCGACTATCTGTAATGTTTCAATAGACGAAATAAGTATACAAAACTCTCTGTATATAAAACTTTATTCTAATTACTAACCCATTGTTACCCACTTCCGTTTCTCTTTAAACTCTGAATACTTCACTAATTCAAAATCTCTATATCCTCAAGTCAAATTTATCCAATCCAATTCACTTACATCATAAATCCTTCCAATTCGCTTTCtcgtatacatgtactatatctCAAGCAAACTTTGAAAGCTCTGCAAttacttatatttgaaaatattctgttgaTTCATATTAACCCCCAAAGTACAATGATAGTACATTTGTTcatgctttgtttatttttataattctaatttgatactgttatgttttatgttgtttttatgtaaaAGTTCTGTACAATTCAGCTTTTGCTGCGAACAGTCTTCAaataaaataccattattagtattattattataaaatgctTTCATCAGTAGCGTAATGACCCTTACATTATGAGGTTGCTGCATAtgacaaatatttaaaaagttttaagcaagcaaagcgagcaagcaaaaatttcaacattttcattacagatttccaattttgtgataaattctTTGCCCGCCACATACAGAATAACTCCTGCGCCACATTAATTTCAGAGTGCAACCTTAAGGGGGATTTGCATGGACTTGGCTAATTCagctcataatattttattggTTTATTGTCACAAAAATCTTTGTGTGTACACAATACAATGCGATGCAttcatcaatattgtttatGTGTGCATGAACAACAGACTTAGCAcattctgtgtgtattgtgAATGGACTGTGACTTGAGTCGAAGTTGGCAGCCTCCTGTATGTGAATCTAGTCGAACAAAGCGAGCAAAGAGTtaatattgacaaaataatatcatacttctaccttctctctttccttttctttggtGTTCTCTTTTTTGCATAGTCGtgtttctggggggggggggtagggaaaGCGCCCTCAAGCCCTCCTCGATCTTAAAGCCACTGCCTTTCATAGAAGGACCACAATAATTACCAAATAATAGCCCTAAAATGAATGAATCCTGATGAGTGTTTAATGAAAGGGCTTgctatccgacagttactataatAATGGTCGATCGATTGTGCCTCTATGCCATCTTATAAAGTTTCGATAAACAAAGGTTCATGAAATGATTCCCAGTCGGGGGTTAGACCAAGATCAGtacaatatatcataaaatacatgaCATAATTTATCATATTCATTACAGTCATGCTTTACTTGAGATGCGACtttgggggattttttttatcacaaaaattaaaTGTCTCTTGACATTCAAAGCATGAACACCTGGTCTCTAAATAATGTCAAAGAAGATATTTATTCTTGACAGTGAGttaatgaatttaatttttctatacatatttcatatttcctttgTGTCTCTGATTTATTTCACTGATTGTCTGgttttccttcccttttcctttcgaGGACTTTATCAATTTCAAGTTCTAAGCCTAAATGGAGCTCtctcacatttcaaaatttattatttcgatatatgtatttatatttttctgctttttgttttaataattaaaagaagaaatttaacaggtataaatatatttcaactagAGTGTTAGAATGTATGTATGGGTATGTTATTCATTATGTCATTTGCTTATTGTTACGTTAtgctgagaaaaaaatattacactggtatttacttttgttattggaatgtggaaatacACCCTCGCTCGCTCAAATTAACTTGCAACTAtgttaaaaaaatctataaCAAGCGTTTCACTATCTAGCCCTACATGCAGAAAGTAGCTTGCTCTCATGTAATAAAACAGGTTAAACCTTTTTGTGAGCATGATGTAAGCTAATTTTGTATCTAAAATTATCTAAATATctcaaatttaaatatttttttgcaaactAGCTTATCGCAAGCAAGTACGTTGCAAGATGATTATGTACCAAGTTAGTTTTACGATGGCAGCTATACTGCAGAACGAAGGACTATTAGTTTCTCAACAAAACTCACGCTTTATAAGACTGTGATAAGCTAGTAAATCCAGGGGCTTGTTGGAAGAAAAGTCAGGCCTACGGTTATAAACGCTGGAATGGTCGCTTTTGACTTTGAAGTTTCGTAAAATATAGAGTATCGTTTAATCAGCCGTCTCTGCAACAAGTCCTGCATGTGACGAATAATAGTTAGTTTTCAAAGGCGATTATAAAAACTTCCAAGAATTAATGTGACCTGATTGTATACATAaatgatttaatttctttttcttttaatttctgcAGCAGTTGCCTCACAATGTAGCCCTAATGGTAAGTGTTATTCTTTCGTTTTCGTAATGACAGTAGTTatgttacatatatatatacatatatatatgcatagaGATATACATATGAAGacctcacttgcaaaaggggttagttgcatttttcatcaaatttgattttttggtctcaatgtatagatttttagtagctctataagatgacaccaaagaaaagttgaaattcctattcAAAAGTGAtcaaaaatggcaaagaaaagatCACGTTTTTTCaaaagggttaggtccatttcagtttaatGGCAAAATGGGTATGGTCCACAccgattttttttgggggtaaagaatattacaaaaatgatgaataaaggtagatttcttttatacccaattgtatgttcacatgatagggtagtactcatgacaatttagtttctcataagaatattgcagtaagtgagaataaaaaaacatgttttttctcaGAATGGTCAAAAGTGGACCTTACCCCGTTTGCAactaaacacacacacacacacacatatatatatgggtgtgtgtgtgtgtgtatatagatatatatatatccatatattatataaatagtgtatactctattgtacaatatgctggattatatgtacgacaaatataaaattatcccgagtgcaggtttatttcaccgaggcttgcacgagggataattttatatttggagttcatatagtccagtaatattgtatgatagaacgttctATATTTATcatagtaaatagatccctcaaTCTAAGCTCCCTATCATGGATTTTACcatagtctagatctagatggcATACGTTCTTCCTACCTTATATCTGTGAAATTCCAATTGAACACGATGAACTCCTAATTACAATTAGCAACAAACGAACTCCAAACAGTCGATGAACTCCTATAGGCCAGTTGAATGAACTCCAAACAATTAACTTAAAACAAGAATTCCAAAATAATGAACTCCAAATAGACAGTCTAGATCCATAGATTCCAATCTAAAAGTTTAGAATGACAGAAATATTTACACAAGTCTTGGTCTAACTTAAAGAGTTTAGGCCTAGACCTAGTCTAGTAAGTATGTTGAAAGTTAGTTATTTTTGATTACATACAATTTTGACCTTACAATTGTTGAAGTGGAGGTGCATTTTAGAAGAAACTGAAGAGTTGATATTGATAGGGGAGGAAGTCGGCTGACTGTTTACCACAAGTTGTGATGACTGTGCATGTTCCTGTGGTGGTGAAGGCGATCGAGGAACGTTGCTAGTAGTGGCAGTGCTAGAGAACCTGACAAACTTAGAAGATCTAAGTACCTCTCTGGCAGAGTCAGAGGTTGAAGAACATGTTGCTATCTCTTCATTGTTACTGGCGATGGTTAAACTCATTCTCCTCTTTTGACTCTCTCCAACTCTTGAGTAATGTTTGATGCTGTTCTCGGAGCGATGGCCAGAAATTGCCATTATGTGGCGAGCTTTGTGCTTGTTTCGATATCACTGACATCTTGTTTCCAAGTGTATGTAAACCCACAGGTACATTGTCATACCAAGGGCTAGCTGACTGAGCAGGCCTTCTTGCCTTTGGTCGCTGCCATAGTGCATCACAGTTTTCATTCAGGTGAGAGAGATATTCAAGAAACGAGTTTACAGGGCAGTCAGACTTACCAGTTGCATACATCCGTCCACCCTGGCTTTCTTCATCGTGATTAAGTTCGCCGCGATGGTTCTTGGTAATCATATCTCAAACAACATGGACATATCGTTGATTAGCTGAATCTGTCTGTACAGCGAAATCATCTTCATTTGGCGAAGATTCTCCTTGCCCCGGTTGCAGAGATGTAACATGAGGTCTAAGAACACCTTATTCTGCAAATCCCTGATTTTATTCATGTCCTCAGGTGTAACCGGGTCCTTCTGTCAAATTGCACCTTTTCCCCAGCCTTCAATTTGTGGAGTACGGCTTTGAACATTTCATTACATCCATCTAATGCAGCATCTTTACAGATAACTAACTGACGGTGCTTCAAAAAGAGTGATCATCGACCTCTTCGCATAAGACTCCCCGTTACCTTGGAGGAGCTCAGCGTAGAAAGACCGTAGACCGTAGAAAATCGTTCAGTTCTGGGGCACTGCATCGCTCAGTTAGTACTGCAAAATCCATTGCTTTCTGCCTACAATACGACCTCACGAAGTTCAAAGAGTAGCTTATTACTCCTTTTGTCCGCGTGGAATCCTTGTCATCCATAATGGAAGCAAGATCCTCTTCCGTAAGGGAAGGAAATCggcaattattatccatttTGCATTTCTTCGCGAAATTGTTCGCCGGTGAAGAATTGACAGAAAAAGTGTCCGATATTTTTAACCTATATACGATAGGCATGATAGCTATCGATACTCAAAATTTGTCGTCTGCTGCAACGGGTTAAACcacgtaaatttgtatttctatcTGTGATcggaaattataaaaatgctaCTTTGGGAAAtcgatatacaaatatatcGATTGAACACAAATTAATCGATATTCTCCCTATTCATTTAACACGGGTTTTGCCATCccaaaatcgaaagttatattgtacatatgtacaatataactttttgaagggaggtcacgtggtaccaatccagccaatcacagctcgtattttactaccactattgactatatatatatatatatatatatatatatatatatatatatatatatatatatatatatatatatatatatatatatacagtatatgacATCCTTGCCCTCGCTCACAGGTACTATTCCGTATTTACTATGTTTTCTAATTATATGttctgtaatttgtatttcttaGATAAGTTACCGACCCATGCTGCATTATCTTCATATATTCCTTGTGCAGAAAAAGATTGATATATTGTCTATAACAGGTCGGTGCACCATATCATGGAGGTAGTAAACATGaatgtattatatatatatataccacgCGTTATAAACGCAATTAGAAACTACCTTTTTAAGGCACACCTCGTTTCAACCGACTATCATTTGCTCTGTTATAATAAGTTCTATTGTTAGATATGTTGACTACTATGCACATACAATCTTTTATTATAAATCTCTATAAATATTTATCTCTGTATATATACAATTATACGGCAATTGTTAAAATAAGTCTCTTATCATAAAACATGTTTTCTGTCTGCATTTCTTTAAATATCATGGTGgcacctatacatgtatacatttataacaaatctatatataattacataaatatCTCTTTCTATAAATATGTATCATTATCTGGCATTTGTCAAAATAAGACCTTTTTATATCATGtaatatgttctcttgtttataaTTCCTCAGATATGTTGACTCCTACACgtgtatacatttataataaatctctgtatatatatatacatatatatatatatgacaattGTAGTAATATAATTACATCAAATTAATATCTCTTTCTATAAATACATATCTTTATCTGGcaattgtcaaaataagtctttttatatcatataacaTGTTCTCCTGTTTATATagtgtaaaataattaataattataagtaaccatgaagcatgtttagattattttagaggccatcatattgtattattttattattgtattgtatttgtactttgtttatatatttatagtcctgaagaagatcatgcattgatcgaaagcttgattaaatggagaagcaaggagcaacgaccacttcgtagtcattttttcctctataTTGACCCTCACCACTATGAATGACCACCAGTGTTACGAggcttttggaaaatttcttccgatgtatatatatatatatatatatatatatatatatatatatatatatatatatatatatatatatatatatatatatatatacatacacacacatgaCAATGTttgaccattttcaatttcattacaGAGTGCAGCTACGATTCTTTACCTGCCATCGGCGGTGAAGGCCAATCCACATATGATCCAGTAAAGGAATGCTACATAAATGGGGAACATGTAGATATCACGTGTTCCGGAGGTCTGATCGGGCCATTGGATAATGTATGTGTCTCAGGGGCTTGGCTTTATAGCTTTGGATCAACTTGTGAAGGTATGCTTGACAATAAATTGCTTTCAATAA includes these proteins:
- the LOC121417765 gene encoding uncharacterized protein LOC121417765, whose amino-acid sequence is MRASAPLRSQMQSEGKSANVHHLSYKEKSKPDHSDRYHEEQPRDRAQRQHRCWHCKTDEHWVDQCKRIISMAAPERLKFFKENRCCFSCLKKAGKNHYMTNFRRRQKCSEQGCTYYHHPLLHFEASQQMENESEEEAVSLKDLADQFHIPNLNRDSGPVEILIGIDHPKYIVGGKLKKRGNFIARKTPLGWVIFGGTEKRTTCVHVLHVAVQSPDLSEFWRKESQGVSCQCQETKLTIDEQKEEEIIRASSQKKGKQWEIGYPWQRDPNELPDNKSQAVKILESTEKRLYRNPEHAEAYNKQIHELEEMGFAKKLTAADIEKYEGPVHYIKHHAVVRPEKKSTPIRIVFNSSASYQGHRLNEYWMKGPDLLNSMVGVLLRFRENEVALCGDISKMYHRVSIPERDQHVHRFLWRDMDGNREPDVYMMKVVTFGDKPAPAIAQIALKLTAEQGECTHPHAASVLKRNVYMDDICDSVQTVDEARKLSAEIDEVLNDGGFKVKGWISNESDVGDLTQGKMKLLDDIAEEKVLGVVWDRENDTFSYKVKLRDSVLNSRLDGESQKRLTKRKILGQIAHIYDPLGFAAPVIVRAKIGMQKLWQRGYNWDDPLTEEEDADWRLLFEEMKGLNEVSLERCLTPPEAQG